A stretch of DNA from Basfia succiniciproducens:
ATTCCCTGCGTTAATAACTTAAAGGTCGTGGCAAAATGCAAATTATCATTACTACGGTTTTTCGCCGTTAAATTCAGCTCATATAACCATTGATTATTTCCGCCGTCTAATACTTCTTTGGTTTTTAAAAAATGCAACAAATACTCAAGACGATTGAGATAGAGTGCGGCGGGTTTTAAGGAAAAATTGAGCGAATACAACACCGGCGGAGATTGAGGTTCTGAGCGAATTTCACCGTCGTTAAAACGCATATTACTGATTTTAAAATCACCCAACAGCAATGAGGCGCCGGAAAATTCCGCCGCCACCTGCTCAAAAGCAACGAGGCGGGACGATTCGGGAACAAGATAACGCACTTTATTGGCGGTTAATGTCGGATGCGGTAAAAAACTGAAATCAAGGCTATTCACCTTGATTCCTTGCTTTTGCAGTAAAGTAAGTAATTGAGTTTCAGCCTTATTTTTCTGCCCGTAAAGAAAAGCCAATAAGGCAAAAATCCCTACTAATACGGCGACACTCAATTTCTTCGACATAACAAACCTACTCGTCTTGATTTATACGGCTTGCGACCGCACTTTGCTGATTTTTATATTTTGCGTCCCGCCGACGATTATAAGGGCGGGCGGCATGATTGCTTAAAATCTCAAAACTCAATGCGCCGATAATCATATTCGGACGCAACGCTAAAGGTAATTTCCCGGAATTGTAAAATTCCAATACGATTCTACCCTCCCAACCCGGGTCAATACGATGTGCCGTTACATGAACCATCAACCCCAAACGCGCTAAAGAAGAACGACCGTCTAACCAGCCGATAATATTATCCGGTAATCTCACACTTTCCAAAGTAGTCGCCAACGCTAATACGCCCGGATGCAAAAAGAAGGGTTCGTCATCCCGAATAATGATTTCATCGCTCATTACCCGATCCAATTGCGCACTCACTTCTTCTCTCGGGCCGCTTACATCAATATAAGGTGCCGAATAATCGCGAAAAACCCGAAATGAATTACCTAAACGCAAATCAATAGTCGCACCGTTTATTTTTTCATTACCCGGGCGAGGCGTAATTTCAATAATACCTTCATCCAGATAACGTTCAATGTCCGTGTCGCATAATCTCATATCAATATCCTTTTACTTGCGGCCTAACAAATGTAGAATTTGTGCTTTTAACATATTGATTGCAATACGGTTTTTACCGCCGCGCGGAATAATAATATCCGCATATTGTTTAGAGGGTTCAATAAATTGCAAAAACATCGGTCGCACGGTTTTGCGGTATTGTTCAATGACGGATTCCAAAGAACGACCGCGTTCTTCCATATCCCGTTTTAAGCGACGAATAAAACAAATATCCAACGGCGCGTCAACGAATAAGGACAGGCTTAATTCATTACGTACACGTTCATCGGTTAACAGCAAAATCCCTTCTAAAATAATGACTTTTTTAGGAGTAAAATGCGTCACTTCTTTCATGCGGGTGTGTTCTACATAGCTGTATTGGGGAATATCCACGGATTTACCGGCTTTTAATGCGCGCAAATGTTCAAGCAGCAAATCTCTATCCATTGAATTCGGATGGTCGTAATTGGTTTGGGTACGGGTAGCAAAATCTAAGTGACTTTGATCTTTATAATAACAATCTTCGGAAATAATACTGATATCGTCGCTACCCACCTGATCTCGCAACTCGCGATGCACCGTAGAGGCAATTAAACTTTTACCCGATGCGGAAGCACCGGCAATGGCAATAATAATGCAAGATGAATTTGCTGAATCTGACATGGAAAATTCCTAAAACACGATAAAAATTAGTGCAAATTATAAAGAAAATTTCGTTTTATTTACAGTTATTTAAAGCTTTTCCTCAGATAAACGCTACGAATATCGGAATTTGTGAACCATCTCACGGTATGATGCTCCCGAATGGAGTAAAATTCCTCTTGTTAAATAACATGATAGCCTCATGTTGTATTTCTCCTATCTAATTATAAAGAGGCCTAACAATGAAAATTAAAAAAATTTCTCTTGCTATTTCCACCGCACTTTTAGGTGCCGGTTTAATGTTTAGCGCACAAGCAAATGCCAAAGGTCGCCTTGTGGTGTATTGCAGCGCTACAAATGAAATGTGCGAAGCGGTAACCAAATCATTCGAAAAACAATATGATGTGAAAACCGCATTTATCCGTAACGGTTCCGGCAGTACCTTTGCAAAAATAGAAGCGGAAAAAAACAACCCGCAAGCGGACGTTTGGTACGGAGGTACTTTTGACCCGCAGGCACAAGCCGCCGAAATGGGATTGTTAACCCCTTACCGTTCAAAAAATATTGATGACGTTATGCCTCGCTTCCAGGATCCGGCAAAAATTAAAGGCAACTATGCCTCTGCAATTTACATGGGGATCTTAGGTTTTGGCGTGAATACCGAACGTTTGAAAAAATTAGGCATTAATGAAGTGCCGAAATGCTGGAAAGACTTAGCGGATCCGCGTCTTAAAGGCGAAATTCAAATTGCCGACCCGCAAAGTTCAGGTACGGCTTATACGGCAATCGCCACTTTCGTTCAACTTTGGGGCGAAGATCAAACCTTTGAATTCTTCAAAAAATTACATCCGAATATTTCACAATACACCAAATCCGGTATTACGCCGTCTAACAGTACCGCTCGCGGCGAAGCGACCGTCGGTATCGGTTTCTTACATGATTACGCAGTTCAAAAAGCCGCCGGTGCACCGATTGAGATGATCGTGCCTTGCGAAGGTACAGGCTATGAATTAGGCGGTTTAAGTATTATTAAAGGTGCCCGTAACATGGATAATGCGAAACTATTCGTTGACTACGTATTATCTAAAGAAGGTCAGGAAGTTGCCTGGAGAAAAGGTAACTCTCACCAAACCTTAACCAATATCAAAGCGGAACAATCACCAACCGCCTTTGATCCGACAAAATTAAATTTAATTAATTACGACTTCGAAAAATACGGCGCAAGCGACGAACGCAAACGCTTAATCGAAAAATGGGTCCAAGAAGTGAAACTCGCCAAATAAATAATTACAAAATATTTTATTTTCTGACCGCACTTTTATCTAAAGTGCGGTTTAATTTCCCTTTATTTTAAAAGGAAACCCTATGAAAATCTCAAAAATTGCGTTATCGCTTTCTACGGTGTTATTAGGAAGTTTGATGTTCAGTCAAAATGTAGCCGCCGATACCGGGCGTTTAGTGGTTTATTGTTCCGCCCAAAATACGATGTGTGAGCAGGAAACCTTGGCTTTCGAGAAAAAAACAGGCATAAAAACCAGTTTTATCCGTGGCGGTACAGGTTCTATTTTAGCTAAAATTGATGCTGAAAAAGCCAATCCGCAAGGCGATGTGTGGTATGGCGGTACGCTTGATCCCCATAGCCAAGCCGGCGAAATGGGCCTGCTCGTACCCTATAAATCACCGAATTTACAATATATTCCCAATGAGCTGAAAGACCCCGCCAAAGTGAAAGGCAATTATTCATCAGCTATTTATTTAGGGGTATTAGGCTTTGGCGTGAATACCGAACGTTTGGCAAAACTCAAAATCCCGGTGCCGAAATGCTGGAAAGACTTAACCGATCCGCGTTTAAAAAATGAAATCCAAGCGGCAGATCCGCAAAGTTCCGGCACCGCCTACACCGCGTTGGCTACTTTCATACAACTTTGGGGAGAAGAGCAAGCTTATGTGTACTTGAAAGAATTACACAAAAACGTGTCGCAATACACCAAGTCAGGTAACACTGCAACACGTAACACCGCGCGCGGCGAAGCGTCAATAGGTATCGGTTTCTTACATGAACATTCTCTGGAAAAAGAGAAAGGCGCGCCTGTTGAACTTATCGTACCTTGCGAAGGTACAGGTTATGAAATTGGCGGCGTAAGCATTATTAAAGGTGCGCGTAACCTTGAAAATGCGAAGAAATTCGTGGATTGGGCATTATCTAAAGAAGCGCAGGAACTTTCCTGGCAAAAAGGTGAAACTCACCAGATTTTAACCAATAGCCAGGCAAAACAATCGCCTTATGCACTGGATTTTAAATCCATCAATTTAATCAACTATGATTTTGATAAATACGGCTCAAGTGACTTGCGTAAACGTTTGATTACCAAATGGGTGGATGACGTGAAATTGGCAAAATAAGCCTGATTTCGACCGCACTTTACACTATCTCGGGCGTAGCAATGCGCCCCATTATTACCCTAAAAATTGCGAGAGGTTGTATGAATTCCGCAAAAATTCCTTTTATACAGACGGCAAATTTCTGGATATTGTTATCCGCACTTGCCTTTTTAATTCTGCCTTCTCAGGCACTTGACTACGGTTTGTTGGAAAGTACCGCCGACGAATTTTACGATGCTATGGGCTGGTCTTCCCTTAACCTGACCATTTTATGGTTTCTGCCGTTACTCGGTTTTTTGCTTACGCCGCGACTCGGTTTATCCGCTACCGCGCAAGCTAAAGCCGAATTAGGCTTAGTGGCTTTCACCACATTATTCGCTTTTGTCAGCGCCACCGTTTATAAAGTGTCCATGGGTTATTCGGTGATCATTCTGTTAGCGTCGCTGACCGCGCTTGCCACCTTTGCTCTGGCAAAACTGAAAATAATGCAGGGCGATAAATTTATTATCGCCTCACTGTTAGCCATTATCCTGTTGATTTTCTTCTTTATTGTGTACCCGACCGTAGCGATTTTAATCTCCATGTTCTACGACGGCGACACCTTCACACCGCAGCAAGTGTTACGCATTTTAAGTCAAAGCTACATTATCCGCGTTATCACCAACTCGCTTGCGTTATCCGGCTTTGTTGGAGTTGTTTCCACCATTTTCGGCTTGGCATTTGCGCTTTACACCACCCGAATTGCAAAACGTACCGCATTTATCGGTAAAATTTTCTCGATTTTACCTATCGTTACACCGCCGTTTGTTGTCGGTTTAGGGGTAACTTTAATGCTTGGTCGCTCAGGTTATGTAACGGAATTTTTATCCGATAATTTCGGTTTTACCAACCAAAACTGGCTCTACGGTTTTAACGGTATCGCTATTGCGCAAATTCTCGCTTTTGCACCGATTTCATTTATGATTTTAGACGGCGCATTGAAATCCATTCATCCGTCTATTGAAGAAGCGTCTTACACCTTGCGTGCAAACCGTTATCAAACTTTCTATAACATCATTTTCCCGCTGCTCCGCCCTGCTCTGGCAAATTCGTTTTTAATCGTATTTGTACAATCGCTTGCAGACTTCAGTAACCCATTGGTTTTAGGCGGCAGCTTCGACGTAATCGCGACCCAAATCTATTTCTATATTGCAGGTTCACAGCTTGATTACGCATCGGCAAGTACATTAGGTTCAATGTTGCTGATCTTCTCATTGCTGATTTTCATCGTACAGTATATGTGGATAGGTAACCGTTCTTATGTGACGGTTTCGGGCAAATCTTACCGCGGCGACGTACAGGATCTGCCGGGCGGTTTAAAATGGACTATTATCGGTATGCTCGCATTCTGGGTAATTTTCAACCTGGCGCTGTACGGTAGTATTTTCTACGGTAGTTTCACCGTGAACTGGGGGGTGGATTACACCTTAACTACTCGCAACTATCAGCTTATGTTCGGACAAGGCTTTAGCGACGGTGCATGGCCATCATTGCTGAACACCATGCTTTACGCCGGTATTGCCGCACCGTTAACCGCACTTTTCGGCTTGCTGATTGCGTACATCGTGGTACGCAAAGATTTCCAAGGAAAAAAAACATTAGAATTTTTGACCATGCTCTGTTTTGCCGTGCCGGGTACGGTTGCCGGGGTATCCTACATTCTAGCCTTTAACAACGCCCCGATGTACATTACCGGTACCGGCGTCATTATCATTATTTCTATGGTAATGCGCGATTTGCCAATCGGTATGCGCGCCGCTATCGCAGGTTTAGGGCAACTGGATAAATCTCTTGACGAGGCCTCTCTCTCACTGAAAGGCAGTTCCTTTAAAACCATTTGGTATATCGTTTTCCCATTGTTGAAACCGGCGTTGTTATCCGCATTAGTAACCAGTTTCGTGCGTGCCATGACAACCGTAAGCGCAATTATCTTCTTGGTAACGGCGGATACCCGCGTTGCAACCGCCTATATTCTGAATCGCGTAGAAGACGGTGAATACGGTGTCGCTATCGCTTACGGTTCAGTCCTCATCATCGTGATGATGGCTATCATCCTGTTCTTCGACTGGATTGTGGGCGACACCCGTATTTCCCGCTCCAAAGCGAAAAAAATGAATTAAAAGTGCGGTCAAAAAACATAAATTTCGTAGGGTGGGATGTTATCTCACCACAAAAATAAAAATGGTGGGGCTTATCCCACCCTATATAGGCAGTACAATATTATGACAAATCAAAACGACAATTTTTTAGTATTAAAAAACATCAACAAAACCTTTGGCAAATCCGTGGTTATTGATGATTTAGATCTTGTTATCAAACGCGGAACCATGGTCACGCTGTTAGGGCCTTCCGGTTGTGGTAAAACCACCATTTTGCGTTTGGTCGCCGGTCTTGAAAATCCGACGTCCGGTCAGATTTTTATTGACGGCGAAGACGTCACCAAATCGTCCATCCAAAATCGCGACATCTGTATCGTGTTCCAGTCCTACGCCTTATTTCCGCATATGTCT
This window harbors:
- a CDS encoding ABC transporter substrate-binding protein; the protein is MKISKIALSLSTVLLGSLMFSQNVAADTGRLVVYCSAQNTMCEQETLAFEKKTGIKTSFIRGGTGSILAKIDAEKANPQGDVWYGGTLDPHSQAGEMGLLVPYKSPNLQYIPNELKDPAKVKGNYSSAIYLGVLGFGVNTERLAKLKIPVPKCWKDLTDPRLKNEIQAADPQSSGTAYTALATFIQLWGEEQAYVYLKELHKNVSQYTKSGNTATRNTARGEASIGIGFLHEHSLEKEKGAPVELIVPCEGTGYEIGGVSIIKGARNLENAKKFVDWALSKEAQELSWQKGETHQILTNSQAKQSPYALDFKSINLINYDFDKYGSSDLRKRLITKWVDDVKLAK
- a CDS encoding ABC transporter substrate-binding protein, yielding MKIKKISLAISTALLGAGLMFSAQANAKGRLVVYCSATNEMCEAVTKSFEKQYDVKTAFIRNGSGSTFAKIEAEKNNPQADVWYGGTFDPQAQAAEMGLLTPYRSKNIDDVMPRFQDPAKIKGNYASAIYMGILGFGVNTERLKKLGINEVPKCWKDLADPRLKGEIQIADPQSSGTAYTAIATFVQLWGEDQTFEFFKKLHPNISQYTKSGITPSNSTARGEATVGIGFLHDYAVQKAAGAPIEMIVPCEGTGYELGGLSIIKGARNMDNAKLFVDYVLSKEGQEVAWRKGNSHQTLTNIKAEQSPTAFDPTKLNLINYDFEKYGASDERKRLIEKWVQEVKLAK
- a CDS encoding ABC transporter permease, translated to MNSAKIPFIQTANFWILLSALAFLILPSQALDYGLLESTADEFYDAMGWSSLNLTILWFLPLLGFLLTPRLGLSATAQAKAELGLVAFTTLFAFVSATVYKVSMGYSVIILLASLTALATFALAKLKIMQGDKFIIASLLAIILLIFFFIVYPTVAILISMFYDGDTFTPQQVLRILSQSYIIRVITNSLALSGFVGVVSTIFGLAFALYTTRIAKRTAFIGKIFSILPIVTPPFVVGLGVTLMLGRSGYVTEFLSDNFGFTNQNWLYGFNGIAIAQILAFAPISFMILDGALKSIHPSIEEASYTLRANRYQTFYNIIFPLLRPALANSFLIVFVQSLADFSNPLVLGGSFDVIATQIYFYIAGSQLDYASASTLGSMLLIFSLLIFIVQYMWIGNRSYVTVSGKSYRGDVQDLPGGLKWTIIGMLAFWVIFNLALYGSIFYGSFTVNWGVDYTLTTRNYQLMFGQGFSDGAWPSLLNTMLYAGIAAPLTALFGLLIAYIVVRKDFQGKKTLEFLTMLCFAVPGTVAGVSYILAFNNAPMYITGTGVIIIISMVMRDLPIGMRAAIAGLGQLDKSLDEASLSLKGSSFKTIWYIVFPLLKPALLSALVTSFVRAMTTVSAIIFLVTADTRVATAYILNRVEDGEYGVAIAYGSVLIIVMMAIILFFDWIVGDTRISRSKAKKMN
- the udk gene encoding uridine kinase → MSDSANSSCIIIAIAGASASGKSLIASTVHRELRDQVGSDDISIISEDCYYKDQSHLDFATRTQTNYDHPNSMDRDLLLEHLRALKAGKSVDIPQYSYVEHTRMKEVTHFTPKKVIILEGILLLTDERVRNELSLSLFVDAPLDICFIRRLKRDMEERGRSLESVIEQYRKTVRPMFLQFIEPSKQYADIIIPRGGKNRIAINMLKAQILHLLGRK
- the dcd gene encoding dCTP deaminase yields the protein MRLCDTDIERYLDEGIIEITPRPGNEKINGATIDLRLGNSFRVFRDYSAPYIDVSGPREEVSAQLDRVMSDEIIIRDDEPFFLHPGVLALATTLESVRLPDNIIGWLDGRSSLARLGLMVHVTAHRIDPGWEGRIVLEFYNSGKLPLALRPNMIIGALSFEILSNHAARPYNRRRDAKYKNQQSAVASRINQDE